Proteins encoded by one window of Cannabis sativa cultivar Pink pepper isolate KNU-18-1 chromosome 4, ASM2916894v1, whole genome shotgun sequence:
- the LOC115714975 gene encoding OVARIAN TUMOR DOMAIN-containing deubiquitinating enzyme 4 isoform X2, with the protein MPKPETLLGNNSARLPPIFRIPGDGRCLFRSVVHGASIRTGKPSPSESLQRELADELRAKVADEFVKRRADTEWFLEDDFETYVGQMRQPHSWGGEPELLMASHVLQMPITVYMRDKNDKSSSGLRIIAEYGQEYGKDNPIRVLYNGCGHYDALRSPTRGAQFKLFKQR; encoded by the exons ATGCCAAAACCAGAAACTCTACTCGGTAACAACTCCGCCCGATTACCACCAATCTTTA GAATACCTGGTGATGGAAGATGTTTGTTTCGGTCTGTGGTTCACGGTGCTAGCATAAGAACAGGAAAGCCATCTCCCAGTGAAAGCCTTCAAAGAGAACTTGCAGACGAGCTTAGAGCTAAA GTTGCAGACGAATTTGTTAAGAGGAGAGCAGACACTGAATG GTTTCTTGAAGATGATTTTGAGACCTATGTTGGACAGATGAGACAACCTCATAGCTGGGGAGGCGAGCCCGAGTTACTCATGGCTTCACATGTTCTACA GATGCCTATCACAGTGTATATGCGAGACAAGAATGACAAGAGTTCTAGTGGCCTCAGGATCATAGCTGAATATGGTCAAGAATATGGTAAAGATAATCCTATACGCGTACTTTATAATGGTTGTGGACACTACGATGCTTTACGAAGCCCTACTCGCGGTGCACAATTCAAGCT GTTCAAGCAAAGGTGA
- the LOC115714975 gene encoding OVARIAN TUMOR DOMAIN-containing deubiquitinating enzyme 4 isoform X3 — protein MPKPETLLGIPGDGRCLFRSVVHGASIRTGKPSPSESLQRELADELRAKVADEFVKRRADTEWFLEDDFETYVGQMRQPHSWGGEPELLMASHVLQMPITVYMRDKNDKSSSGLRIIAEYGQEYGKDNPIRVLYNGCGHYDALRSPTRGAQFKLFKQR, from the exons ATGCCAAAACCAGAAACTCTACTCG GAATACCTGGTGATGGAAGATGTTTGTTTCGGTCTGTGGTTCACGGTGCTAGCATAAGAACAGGAAAGCCATCTCCCAGTGAAAGCCTTCAAAGAGAACTTGCAGACGAGCTTAGAGCTAAA GTTGCAGACGAATTTGTTAAGAGGAGAGCAGACACTGAATG GTTTCTTGAAGATGATTTTGAGACCTATGTTGGACAGATGAGACAACCTCATAGCTGGGGAGGCGAGCCCGAGTTACTCATGGCTTCACATGTTCTACA GATGCCTATCACAGTGTATATGCGAGACAAGAATGACAAGAGTTCTAGTGGCCTCAGGATCATAGCTGAATATGGTCAAGAATATGGTAAAGATAATCCTATACGCGTACTTTATAATGGTTGTGGACACTACGATGCTTTACGAAGCCCTACTCGCGGTGCACAATTCAAGCT GTTCAAGCAAAGGTGA
- the LOC115714975 gene encoding OVARIAN TUMOR DOMAIN-containing deubiquitinating enzyme 4 isoform X1, translating into MKQKLFWAFEVFILKVLVFQGIPGDGRCLFRSVVHGASIRTGKPSPSESLQRELADELRAKVADEFVKRRADTEWFLEDDFETYVGQMRQPHSWGGEPELLMASHVLQMPITVYMRDKNDKSSSGLRIIAEYGQEYGKDNPIRVLYNGCGHYDALRSPTRGAQFKLFKQR; encoded by the exons ATGAAGCAAAAGCTTTTCTGGGCATTTGAGGTCTTCATTCTCAAAGTCCTAGTCTTTCAAG GAATACCTGGTGATGGAAGATGTTTGTTTCGGTCTGTGGTTCACGGTGCTAGCATAAGAACAGGAAAGCCATCTCCCAGTGAAAGCCTTCAAAGAGAACTTGCAGACGAGCTTAGAGCTAAA GTTGCAGACGAATTTGTTAAGAGGAGAGCAGACACTGAATG GTTTCTTGAAGATGATTTTGAGACCTATGTTGGACAGATGAGACAACCTCATAGCTGGGGAGGCGAGCCCGAGTTACTCATGGCTTCACATGTTCTACA GATGCCTATCACAGTGTATATGCGAGACAAGAATGACAAGAGTTCTAGTGGCCTCAGGATCATAGCTGAATATGGTCAAGAATATGGTAAAGATAATCCTATACGCGTACTTTATAATGGTTGTGGACACTACGATGCTTTACGAAGCCCTACTCGCGGTGCACAATTCAAGCT GTTCAAGCAAAGGTGA
- the LOC115714975 gene encoding OVARIAN TUMOR DOMAIN-containing deubiquitinating enzyme 4 isoform X4 yields the protein MDYGLGIPGDGRCLFRSVVHGASIRTGKPSPSESLQRELADELRAKVADEFVKRRADTEWFLEDDFETYVGQMRQPHSWGGEPELLMASHVLQMPITVYMRDKNDKSSSGLRIIAEYGQEYGKDNPIRVLYNGCGHYDALRSPTRGAQFKLFKQR from the exons ATGGATTATGGCTTAG GAATACCTGGTGATGGAAGATGTTTGTTTCGGTCTGTGGTTCACGGTGCTAGCATAAGAACAGGAAAGCCATCTCCCAGTGAAAGCCTTCAAAGAGAACTTGCAGACGAGCTTAGAGCTAAA GTTGCAGACGAATTTGTTAAGAGGAGAGCAGACACTGAATG GTTTCTTGAAGATGATTTTGAGACCTATGTTGGACAGATGAGACAACCTCATAGCTGGGGAGGCGAGCCCGAGTTACTCATGGCTTCACATGTTCTACA GATGCCTATCACAGTGTATATGCGAGACAAGAATGACAAGAGTTCTAGTGGCCTCAGGATCATAGCTGAATATGGTCAAGAATATGGTAAAGATAATCCTATACGCGTACTTTATAATGGTTGTGGACACTACGATGCTTTACGAAGCCCTACTCGCGGTGCACAATTCAAGCT GTTCAAGCAAAGGTGA